From one Terriglobia bacterium genomic stretch:
- a CDS encoding hemolysin family protein, translating to MYVLLRLIAVILLVALNAFFVAAEFALVSVRSTRIEQLIAAKRIGARTVQRLHNNLDSVLNGVQFGITIASLALGWVGEAALAHVLEPGLQGIPYAGLYAHGIAIFVAFGSITYLHVILGEVVPKSIALQKAERVALTVAGPMDVFMTIASPALAIMNRSSHLVLRLFGTREVREGGVHSAEELKLIVTASGRTGAIPKLQEDMMLHALDMETITVREIMVPRPDIFSLPGDMTLDEAYQRVVDEQHSRVPVYDPERGPEHIIGVLYAKDLMRWMQRQVIQHETGITPTTSLRVRHIMREVLVVPETKTLPDVLGEFKRRKRHLAVVVDEFGSTAGVVTVEDVLEQLVGEIEDEFDTAPEVLRPGATAMVLDGATNIRDLESQHQLRLPRDEGFETLAGFVLSRLQRIPNPGDKLEYEGRRYTVLDMQGHRIGNVKIEQVEKEPVALSQ from the coding sequence ATGTATGTGCTGCTCCGGCTGATTGCCGTCATTCTGCTGGTGGCGCTGAATGCGTTCTTTGTGGCGGCGGAATTTGCGCTGGTCAGCGTTCGTTCGACGCGGATTGAGCAGTTGATTGCGGCCAAGCGGATCGGCGCAAGAACGGTCCAGAGACTCCACAACAATCTGGATTCCGTTCTCAATGGGGTACAGTTCGGAATCACCATAGCCAGCCTGGCTCTTGGCTGGGTGGGTGAAGCTGCTCTGGCTCACGTGCTGGAACCGGGGCTGCAGGGTATTCCTTACGCTGGCCTTTATGCGCATGGAATCGCGATTTTCGTCGCCTTTGGATCGATAACCTACCTTCACGTCATCCTGGGAGAGGTTGTTCCCAAGTCCATAGCCCTCCAAAAAGCTGAAAGGGTTGCGCTGACGGTAGCGGGGCCGATGGACGTGTTCATGACTATCGCGAGCCCGGCGTTGGCGATCATGAACCGGTCATCGCATCTTGTGTTGCGGCTGTTTGGCACACGCGAGGTGCGAGAGGGCGGGGTACACTCGGCGGAAGAACTGAAACTGATTGTTACCGCAAGCGGCCGCACAGGCGCGATTCCAAAGCTGCAGGAAGACATGATGCTGCACGCGCTGGACATGGAAACCATAACGGTGCGGGAAATCATGGTGCCTCGGCCGGACATTTTTTCTCTGCCCGGCGACATGACCCTGGATGAGGCCTATCAGCGCGTCGTCGACGAACAGCATTCGCGGGTGCCGGTGTACGACCCGGAGCGAGGGCCGGAGCACATCATCGGCGTACTGTATGCGAAAGACCTGATGCGGTGGATGCAGCGGCAGGTCATTCAGCACGAGACGGGAATAACACCGACGACGAGCCTGCGGGTGCGGCACATCATGCGCGAGGTCCTGGTGGTCCCGGAGACGAAAACGTTGCCGGATGTGCTGGGTGAGTTCAAGCGGAGGAAGCGGCACCTGGCTGTGGTGGTCGATGAGTTCGGGTCGACGGCTGGTGTAGTGACCGTTGAAGATGTACTCGAACAACTGGTGGGCGAGATCGAGGACGAGTTCGATACGGCACCGGAGGTGTTGCGGCCGGGAGCGACGGCAATGGTTCTCGACGGAGCAACGAATATTCGGGACCTCGAAAGCCAACACCAGTTGCGACTGCCGCGCGACGAAGGGTTCGAGACTCTGGCGGGATTCGTGCTGTCACGTCTGCAAAGGATTCCGAATCCGGGAGACAAATTGGAATACGAGGGACGGCGATACACGGTGCTTGATATGCAGGGGCATCGGATTGGGAACGTGAAGATCGAGCAAGTAGAGAAGGAGCCCGTGGCGCTTAGCCAATAG
- a CDS encoding sigma-54 dependent transcriptional regulator, with amino-acid sequence MGNILVCDDERSICTMLEIMLRGDGHHVETVNSGQQAISKIDNALYDVVVTDIRMPDVNGMDVLHHTRRVSPDTLVIMITAVDDADTSIQALNAGAFHYVRKSGAGLPGDVRAAVQLALERQSMRLQNAALVRDASARNSLDNIIGESPAIEKLKDTIRTVSSTTSTILILGESGTGKELVARAVHACSPRAGNSFVSINCGAFPETLLESELFGYVKGAFTGANQNKRGLFEMANEGTIFLDEISEMSLSMQVKLLRVLQERTVRAVGGLQETPVDVRVVAASNKDLDHLVAEGAFREDLFYRLSVIPLRVPPLREREDDITLLANHFLKKYAGQMGKRVREIAPESMQVLKGYDWPGNVRVLENTIERAVAMEQTEVLHVELPGDRPKARAAAAAAGNGGAPGIALPPDGIDLERYIADIERSLLQSALRRSNGVQTKAAEVLRLSYRSFRHLMKKYDL; translated from the coding sequence ATGGGGAACATTCTGGTCTGTGACGACGAGCGCTCGATCTGCACCATGCTGGAGATCATGCTGCGTGGCGACGGGCATCACGTCGAAACGGTCAATTCCGGCCAACAGGCCATCAGCAAAATCGATAACGCGCTCTATGACGTCGTCGTCACCGACATTAGGATGCCCGACGTGAACGGCATGGATGTGCTGCATCATACCCGACGCGTTTCGCCGGACACGCTCGTCATCATGATCACCGCCGTTGACGACGCGGATACTTCGATCCAGGCTCTGAACGCCGGAGCGTTCCATTACGTCCGGAAGTCCGGCGCGGGCCTTCCGGGCGACGTTCGCGCCGCCGTGCAACTCGCTCTGGAACGGCAGTCGATGCGACTGCAGAATGCGGCGCTTGTGCGAGACGCTTCGGCCCGCAATTCGCTCGACAACATCATCGGCGAAAGCCCCGCGATCGAGAAGCTAAAGGACACTATCCGAACCGTTTCATCCACGACCAGCACGATCCTGATCCTCGGCGAGAGCGGAACGGGTAAAGAGCTTGTTGCGCGCGCCGTTCATGCCTGCTCGCCGCGAGCGGGCAATTCGTTCGTCAGCATCAATTGCGGCGCTTTCCCCGAAACGCTGCTCGAGAGTGAACTGTTCGGCTACGTAAAAGGTGCTTTTACGGGCGCGAATCAGAACAAGCGCGGCCTGTTCGAGATGGCGAATGAGGGCACAATCTTCCTCGACGAAATCAGCGAGATGTCGCTCTCGATGCAGGTCAAGCTACTGCGAGTACTGCAGGAACGAACGGTCCGCGCAGTTGGTGGTTTGCAGGAGACTCCGGTTGACGTTCGCGTGGTTGCGGCCAGCAACAAGGATCTTGATCATCTGGTCGCCGAAGGCGCGTTCCGGGAAGACCTTTTCTATCGGCTCAGCGTGATTCCGCTGCGTGTACCTCCGCTGCGCGAGCGCGAAGATGACATCACGCTCCTGGCGAATCATTTCCTGAAAAAATATGCGGGACAAATGGGCAAGCGAGTCCGCGAAATCGCTCCCGAATCCATGCAGGTCCTGAAGGGTTATGACTGGCCCGGCAATGTCCGCGTTCTGGAAAACACGATCGAACGAGCGGTTGCAATGGAGCAGACCGAGGTACTCCACGTCGAACTTCCCGGGGATCGCCCAAAGGCAAGGGCCGCAGCGGCAGCGGCGGGTAATGGCGGCGCGCCGGGTATTGCGTTGCCGCCGGACGGGATCGATCTGGAGCGCTACATTGCTGATATCGAACGTTCTCTGCTGCAATCGGCTCTGCGGCGTTCCAACGGGGTCCAGACCAAGGCGGCGGAAGTGCTGCGACTCAGCTATCGCAGCTTCCGGCATTTGATGAAGAAGTACGATCTGTAG
- a CDS encoding ATP-binding protein: MATTFNERTWLEWLVKVRVIIITFLLAIELAITTLTATSVSKSLFIAVIIAWYVASAIYMVWLRSGRNVATQARAQVLTDLAFATAVVYVTGGIDTSFNFLFPLVIILASILLSQSWAYLTAALSFIFFGAILELSFFELIPSFSASKPDLKSLQAVIFINLFAYVVVAYLAGRLSNRLRQVGVELRNKQDALEDLQVLQANIVNSISGGVITTDLEGHVKLINPAGCGLLGLNPETVQGRQVQELFIDPLPSETSGFWRREVRAIATGGEEKTFAVTVAGLRLAGRGLVGQVYTFDDLTEIRRLEQEIRMRDRLAAVGRLAAGIAHEIRNPLSSIAGSVKVLSGIATLSDDQRKLVEIVTRESDRLNAIITDFLDYSREKKFQMRVVDLVALLQDTLTLLENRPPVPMPWRPETHNKEIEIRRVFNVEHAWAYGDIDKLKQVFWNIADNGLRAMPSGGVLTVTVSEDGDGWRVSFRDTGIGISHRHLEKIFEPFQSEFEGGTGLGLAIVYQIVQAHDADIEVKSGQGKGTEILLRFSRAENAIEARAKADGLVRAGN, translated from the coding sequence ATGGCAACGACATTCAATGAGCGGACTTGGCTGGAATGGCTGGTAAAAGTCCGCGTCATTATCATTACGTTTCTTCTCGCCATTGAACTGGCGATCACGACGCTTACCGCTACCAGCGTCAGCAAGTCCCTTTTCATCGCCGTCATTATCGCCTGGTATGTAGCCTCAGCCATCTACATGGTTTGGCTGCGATCTGGGCGCAATGTTGCCACCCAGGCACGCGCTCAGGTTCTCACGGACCTCGCTTTCGCCACAGCGGTTGTTTATGTCACCGGCGGCATCGATACCTCTTTTAATTTTCTGTTTCCCCTCGTCATCATTCTCGCCAGTATCCTGCTCTCGCAGTCATGGGCGTATCTGACGGCCGCCTTGTCGTTTATATTCTTCGGCGCAATTCTCGAACTTTCGTTCTTCGAACTCATCCCTTCGTTCTCCGCCAGTAAGCCTGATCTAAAGTCGCTACAAGCGGTCATCTTTATCAACCTGTTTGCGTACGTTGTCGTCGCCTATCTCGCTGGCCGGCTCTCCAACCGACTGCGACAGGTTGGGGTTGAACTCCGCAACAAGCAGGACGCCCTCGAAGACCTCCAGGTATTGCAGGCCAATATCGTCAATTCCATCAGCGGCGGCGTGATCACAACCGACCTCGAAGGACACGTCAAGCTGATCAATCCCGCCGGTTGCGGGTTGCTGGGTTTGAATCCGGAGACAGTGCAGGGACGGCAGGTTCAGGAACTCTTCATCGATCCACTTCCCAGCGAGACGAGCGGCTTCTGGCGACGCGAGGTCCGCGCCATTGCGACCGGTGGTGAAGAGAAAACTTTCGCCGTCACGGTTGCCGGTCTGCGGCTTGCTGGCCGCGGTCTCGTTGGGCAGGTCTACACTTTCGATGACCTGACCGAGATCCGGCGTCTCGAGCAGGAAATCCGCATGCGCGACCGTCTCGCCGCCGTCGGGCGACTCGCGGCCGGCATTGCGCATGAGATCCGCAACCCACTGTCATCAATCGCTGGCTCCGTTAAGGTGCTTTCGGGTATTGCTACTCTCAGTGATGATCAGCGCAAACTTGTCGAAATCGTGACTCGCGAGTCCGACCGCCTGAACGCGATCATCACCGATTTCCTCGATTACTCGCGCGAGAAGAAATTCCAGATGCGGGTTGTCGATCTGGTCGCACTTCTGCAAGACACTTTGACGTTGCTGGAGAATCGTCCACCAGTGCCGATGCCCTGGCGCCCGGAAACCCACAACAAAGAAATCGAAATCAGGCGCGTATTCAACGTCGAGCACGCGTGGGCTTACGGCGACATCGACAAGCTGAAACAAGTCTTCTGGAACATTGCTGATAACGGGCTGCGCGCAATGCCGAGCGGCGGCGTGCTGACCGTCACCGTAAGCGAAGATGGCGACGGGTGGCGCGTCAGTTTCAGAGACACCGGGATCGGCATTTCGCACCGTCACCTGGAAAAGATCTTTGAGCCGTTTCAGTCGGAGTTCGAGGGCGGAACAGGTTTAGGTTTGGCGATTGTGTATCAGATCGTGCAGGCGCACGATGCGGATATCGAAGTGAAGTCCGGACAAGGGAAGGGAACCGAAATCCTGTTGCGGTTCTCCCGCGCTGAAAACGCCATCGAAGCACGCGCGAAGGCCGACGGACTCGTACGCGCGGGCAACTAA
- a CDS encoding type II secretion system F family protein, producing the protein MPVFTFTGTNSAGEKVSGERVAQNKQVLAANLRRERVTPSTIKEKGKEFALPTFGSGKVPTKDLAIFFRQFSVMIDAGLPLVQCLEILAANQEHQAFQKCLNGVRGKVEGGATLANAMREYPKVFDDLTTNMIEAGETGGILDTILQRISSYVEKAVKLRSAIKSALIYPVSVISLAVLIVGALLKFVVPIFANLFVGLGVALPTPTQIVIGLSNFIGRFWWLMLGSVVGFFFAIKQIRKSPQGKLTIDRIMLKMPVFGILLRKIAVARFTRTLGTLITSGVPILEGLSITARTSGNAVVEEALMKVRKAIEEGRTIVDPLKESGVFPNMVTQMIGVGEATGAMDAMLQKIADFYEDEVDAATKDMLTLLEPIMIGFLGVAVGGIVISLYMPLFSMISKLAGG; encoded by the coding sequence ATGCCGGTATTTACATTCACGGGTACGAACTCTGCCGGAGAGAAGGTTTCAGGCGAACGCGTCGCTCAGAATAAGCAGGTTCTGGCAGCGAACCTTCGGCGCGAACGCGTGACCCCGAGCACGATCAAGGAAAAAGGCAAGGAATTCGCGCTTCCGACATTCGGCTCCGGCAAGGTGCCGACGAAAGACCTGGCCATCTTCTTCCGCCAGTTCTCGGTCATGATCGATGCCGGACTGCCTCTCGTGCAGTGCCTCGAAATTCTGGCCGCCAACCAGGAGCACCAGGCTTTTCAGAAGTGCCTCAACGGTGTGCGAGGGAAGGTGGAAGGTGGCGCAACCCTCGCCAACGCCATGCGGGAATACCCCAAGGTCTTCGATGACCTTACGACCAACATGATCGAAGCCGGTGAAACCGGCGGTATTCTTGACACTATTCTGCAGCGCATCTCCTCCTACGTTGAAAAAGCCGTGAAACTGAGATCGGCCATCAAGTCGGCGCTCATCTACCCCGTCTCTGTCATTTCATTGGCTGTGTTGATCGTGGGCGCGTTGCTCAAGTTCGTGGTACCGATCTTCGCCAACCTCTTCGTCGGATTGGGCGTCGCGCTCCCGACACCCACCCAAATCGTGATCGGCCTGTCGAACTTCATCGGACGGTTCTGGTGGCTCATGCTGGGCAGCGTTGTCGGGTTCTTCTTTGCCATCAAGCAGATTCGCAAAAGCCCGCAGGGCAAACTCACCATCGACCGCATCATGCTGAAGATGCCGGTATTCGGCATTCTTCTCAGAAAGATCGCCGTCGCACGCTTTACGCGTACTCTCGGTACCCTGATTACTTCGGGTGTTCCGATCCTCGAAGGACTCTCGATTACCGCTCGAACATCTGGCAACGCGGTTGTCGAAGAGGCCCTGATGAAGGTGCGAAAGGCCATCGAAGAAGGCCGCACTATCGTCGACCCGCTGAAAGAGAGTGGCGTGTTCCCAAACATGGTGACGCAGATGATCGGTGTCGGCGAAGCTACCGGCGCGATGGATGCAATGCTGCAAAAGATCGCCGACTTCTACGAAGACGAAGTCGATGCAGCGACGAAAGACATGCTGACCCTGTTGGAACCGATCATGATCGGTTTCCTCGGCGTCGCTGTCGGCGGCATCGTAATTTCGTTGTACATGCCGCTGTTCTCGATGATCTCGAAACTGGCCGGCGGCTAG
- a CDS encoding type IV pilus twitching motility protein PilT, which translates to MPVTLSDLLKRMLEMNGSDLHITTNSPPQVRVHGHLQPLDLPPLNPAETKQLAYSVMTDAQKHRFEEDLELDFSFGLKGLARFRANVFNQRGACAAVFRVIPFEIKSFNQLNLPPIVSKLCDKPRGLILVTGPTGSGKSTTLAAMIDKINSERHDHIITIEDPIEFVHQHKSCLVNQREVHSDTKGFSNALRAALREDPDVVLIGEMRDLETIESALRIAETGHLTFGTLHTNSAASTINRIIDVFPSHQQPQIRAQLSLVLEGIMCQALLPKIGGQGRAMCMEILVPNPAVRNLIREDKIHQIYSAMQSGQDKYGMQTFNQSLATLYFQKQITLETAMQRSSMPDELQDMINRGQGLNRGPAVATRR; encoded by the coding sequence ATGCCAGTAACGCTGAGTGACTTGTTGAAACGAATGCTGGAGATGAATGGAAGCGATCTCCACATCACCACGAATTCTCCGCCGCAGGTACGCGTGCATGGACATCTCCAGCCATTGGACCTGCCGCCACTGAACCCGGCGGAAACCAAGCAGTTGGCGTACTCGGTGATGACCGATGCTCAGAAGCACCGCTTCGAGGAAGATCTTGAACTGGACTTCTCGTTCGGGTTGAAGGGCCTGGCGCGTTTTCGTGCCAACGTCTTCAATCAGCGCGGCGCCTGCGCCGCCGTGTTCCGCGTGATTCCTTTTGAAATCAAGTCGTTCAACCAGTTGAACCTGCCGCCGATCGTTTCCAAGCTTTGTGACAAGCCGCGCGGCCTGATCCTGGTCACTGGCCCCACGGGCTCCGGTAAATCGACGACACTCGCCGCAATGATCGACAAGATCAACTCCGAGCGGCATGACCACATCATCACTATCGAGGACCCCATCGAGTTCGTCCACCAGCACAAGAGTTGCCTGGTGAACCAGCGCGAGGTGCACTCCGATACCAAGGGCTTCTCCAACGCCCTTCGCGCCGCACTTCGCGAGGACCCCGACGTGGTCCTCATCGGCGAAATGCGCGATTTGGAGACGATTGAATCCGCCCTCCGAATTGCCGAGACGGGTCACCTCACTTTCGGTACCTTGCACACGAACTCCGCCGCCTCCACCATCAATCGCATCATCGATGTCTTTCCGTCGCACCAGCAGCCGCAGATTCGCGCCCAGTTGTCGCTGGTGCTGGAAGGCATCATGTGTCAAGCCCTGCTGCCCAAGATCGGTGGTCAGGGTCGGGCAATGTGTATGGAGATATTGGTGCCGAATCCCGCAGTCCGAAACCTGATTCGTGAAGACAAGATTCACCAGATCTATTCAGCGATGCAGTCGGGCCAGGACAAGTACGGGATGCAGACATTCAACCAGTCGCTCGCAACGTTGTATTTCCAGAAACAGATCACACTGGAAACAGCTATGCAGCGCTCATCCATGCCGGACGAATTGCAGGACATGATCAACCGCGGACAAGGCTTGAATCGCGGTCCCGCGGTGGCGACCCGCAGGTAG
- the pilB gene encoding type IV-A pilus assembly ATPase PilB produces MSQRLGDLLVKEKVISQQQLEQALKAQRDNGSRLGSALVKLGFLTEEDVTNFLSRQYGVPAINLSYFEIDQAVVKLVPFETAKRYQILPLSRVGASLTIAMVDPTNVFAMDDIKFMTGFNIEPVVASETAIMDGIEKAYNSVEEEKLEEVMASLEGEADVELQEEEGDMDLADLERAADEAPIVKLVNQILTEAVKKGASDIHMEPYEKEYRVRFRIDGMLSTIITPPMKLKDAITSRVKIMAKLDISEKRLPQDGRIMLKVHIGGKRKQLDYRVSTLPTLWGEKVVLRLLDKENLRLDMTKLGFEPESLEKFQRAILKPYGMVLVTGPTGSGKTNTLYSAISLLNKPDTNIMTAEDPVEFQLGGVNQVQMKEQIGLNFAAALRSFLRQDPNIILVGEIRDFETAEIAIKAALTGHLVLSTLHTNGAPETISRLMNMGIEPFLVATSVHLIVAQRLVRRICAECKDKVDLPTQALIEAGFTPEESKQVNVFKGHGCSNCNNTGYKGRAGLYEVMEVDDDIRELILVGASATELKKKAIEHGMITLRRSGLIKAAAGVTTLEEVARETIH; encoded by the coding sequence ATGTCGCAACGGCTAGGTGATCTTCTGGTTAAAGAGAAGGTCATCTCCCAGCAGCAGTTGGAACAGGCCTTGAAGGCTCAACGGGACAACGGGTCCCGTCTGGGATCGGCCCTTGTGAAACTCGGTTTTCTGACCGAAGAAGATGTCACCAACTTTCTATCCCGGCAATATGGCGTTCCTGCAATCAACCTTTCCTATTTTGAAATCGATCAGGCCGTCGTCAAACTTGTCCCGTTCGAAACCGCAAAACGCTACCAGATCCTGCCTTTAAGTCGCGTCGGCGCTTCCCTCACCATCGCCATGGTCGATCCCACCAACGTCTTCGCCATGGACGATATCAAGTTCATGACGGGTTTCAACATCGAGCCCGTGGTGGCCTCCGAGACCGCCATCATGGATGGCATCGAAAAAGCCTACAACAGCGTTGAAGAGGAAAAGCTGGAAGAGGTAATGGCCTCGCTCGAGGGCGAAGCGGACGTCGAACTGCAGGAAGAGGAAGGCGACATGGATCTCGCCGACCTCGAGAGAGCCGCCGACGAGGCCCCCATTGTCAAACTAGTAAACCAGATCCTGACCGAGGCCGTGAAAAAGGGCGCCAGCGACATTCACATGGAGCCCTACGAGAAGGAGTATCGCGTCCGGTTCCGCATCGATGGCATGTTGTCGACGATCATCACCCCGCCCATGAAGCTGAAGGACGCCATCACCTCGCGCGTCAAGATCATGGCCAAGCTGGACATCAGCGAAAAGCGCCTTCCGCAGGATGGCCGAATTATGCTGAAGGTCCACATCGGGGGCAAGCGCAAGCAACTCGACTACCGCGTCAGCACCCTGCCGACACTGTGGGGCGAAAAAGTCGTTCTCCGCTTGCTTGACAAAGAGAATCTACGCCTCGACATGACCAAACTCGGTTTTGAGCCCGAGTCCCTCGAGAAATTCCAGCGCGCGATTCTGAAGCCTTACGGCATGGTGCTGGTCACGGGTCCGACGGGGTCCGGCAAAACGAACACGCTCTACTCGGCGATCTCGCTACTCAATAAACCTGACACGAACATCATGACCGCCGAAGACCCGGTGGAATTCCAGTTGGGCGGCGTCAACCAGGTGCAAATGAAGGAGCAGATCGGCCTGAACTTCGCGGCTGCGCTGCGATCGTTCCTCCGACAGGACCCGAACATCATTCTCGTCGGCGAGATCCGCGACTTTGAAACCGCTGAAATCGCGATTAAGGCCGCGCTCACCGGACACCTGGTGCTTTCCACGCTGCATACCAACGGCGCGCCGGAGACGATAAGCCGGCTGATGAACATGGGCATCGAGCCGTTCCTGGTGGCGACATCGGTTCACCTCATTGTCGCGCAGCGCCTGGTTCGCCGAATCTGCGCCGAATGCAAGGACAAGGTCGACCTGCCCACGCAGGCACTGATCGAGGCCGGCTTTACGCCCGAGGAATCCAAGCAGGTCAACGTATTCAAGGGCCACGGTTGCAGCAATTGCAATAACACCGGATATAAGGGCCGTGCGGGCTTGTATGAAGTTATGGAAGTCGACGACGACATCCGCGAACTCATTCTTGTGGGCGCGTCGGCAACGGAATTGAAGAAGAAGGCGATCGAGCACGGGATGATTACGCTGCGCCGCTCCGGTCTCATCAAGGCTGCGGCTGGAGTGACCACGCTCGAAGAAGTAGCCAGAGAAACGATTCACTAA
- a CDS encoding ATP-binding protein translates to MIFILFGTIFSQAAFNLTFLRPDTSEQTLVFAALSAIIFLLLVGLSFVLARNLIKLYLDRQNVKQGSKFRTKMVLGALFLSFGPVIAMFLFSYGLMNRSIDKWFSRPAEEVRAHTESVTKLLSDYAGSNAQAEAEAIAASPEAARAYKTGNFGSMLEEFRRRELTLQGGFAIALIDDRAEATYQAPDSWYLLKGKLPLDALENKSPLNISIDGKDYMLAGSRIGGNGRVLVAMPLPAKYSSTLRELEQSEHKYAALRSEQKLIRQTYLLVLLLLTVIVLFAATWFALYLSKMVIRPVSALEEATQKISSGKLDYRVEVAAGDELAELVASFNRMAAELESNRTQIEASSHELEDRRRYMETILESIPTGVVSLDPGGNITHVNTAFRRMFHLENGDPIRKDLLRERLGMEAALDLRRLLRKADRMGTTQTQLEIPNGATSMKVGITVASMNLRVTGHESRLGYVVVFEDLSELLQAQRQAAWREVARRIAHEIKNPLTPIQLSAERIRRHLDRGTPDDQSLAVIHGCAETIAGAVETVRKLVDEFSTLARFPQSKPQPSDLNAIVESALGMFDGRLNNLRVQKVLSGDLPPVMADPEAIKRVVANLVDNAAEAMQDSMLRELTISTSLLGGREAVELVIADTGQGLTPEIKERLFLPYFSTKSRGTGLGLSIVARIIEDHHGSIRAEENKPVGARFIVELPIAAEAERTVLPNDVIREAGD, encoded by the coding sequence GTGATCTTCATTCTCTTTGGGACGATCTTCTCGCAGGCAGCCTTCAATCTCACTTTTTTGAGGCCAGACACCAGTGAGCAAACGCTGGTGTTTGCGGCGCTGTCCGCGATCATTTTCCTGTTGCTGGTTGGGTTGAGCTTCGTCCTGGCGCGGAACCTGATCAAGCTTTACCTGGACCGCCAAAACGTGAAGCAGGGATCCAAGTTCCGCACCAAGATGGTGCTGGGTGCGCTGTTCCTGTCATTCGGGCCGGTCATTGCGATGTTCCTGTTCTCTTACGGGCTGATGAACCGGTCCATCGATAAGTGGTTCTCGCGTCCTGCGGAAGAGGTTCGCGCACACACCGAGAGTGTAACGAAGCTGCTGAGCGATTACGCCGGAAGCAACGCCCAGGCAGAAGCTGAGGCTATTGCGGCTTCGCCCGAAGCCGCACGCGCTTACAAGACCGGAAACTTCGGATCGATGCTGGAGGAGTTCCGCCGCCGTGAACTCACGTTGCAAGGCGGATTCGCGATCGCGCTGATTGACGATCGTGCGGAGGCAACTTACCAGGCTCCGGATTCATGGTATCTGCTGAAGGGCAAGCTACCGCTGGACGCGCTCGAGAATAAGAGCCCTCTGAATATTTCGATCGACGGCAAGGATTACATGCTGGCGGGAAGCCGCATCGGTGGAAATGGACGCGTGCTTGTGGCAATGCCCCTCCCCGCGAAGTACTCATCGACGCTGCGCGAACTCGAGCAGAGCGAGCACAAGTACGCAGCACTGCGCAGTGAACAGAAGCTGATTCGGCAAACCTACCTCCTGGTGTTGCTGCTGCTGACGGTCATCGTGCTGTTTGCGGCAACGTGGTTTGCGCTCTACCTTTCGAAGATGGTCATCCGGCCGGTATCGGCGCTGGAAGAGGCGACTCAGAAGATCAGTTCAGGGAAACTCGATTACCGGGTTGAGGTCGCGGCCGGCGATGAACTGGCGGAACTAGTTGCTAGTTTCAACCGGATGGCAGCGGAACTGGAGTCGAACCGAACACAAATCGAGGCGAGTTCTCATGAACTCGAAGACCGGCGCCGCTACATGGAAACCATTCTTGAGAGTATTCCCACGGGCGTGGTCTCGCTCGATCCCGGCGGCAACATCACGCACGTGAATACGGCCTTCCGCCGTATGTTTCACCTGGAGAACGGCGATCCGATACGGAAAGACCTTCTACGTGAGCGTCTTGGTATGGAAGCGGCGCTGGACCTGCGGAGGCTGCTGCGTAAGGCCGACCGCATGGGAACGACACAGACACAGCTCGAAATCCCCAACGGCGCAACCAGCATGAAAGTCGGCATCACGGTTGCGTCGATGAACCTTCGCGTGACGGGGCACGAATCGCGGCTCGGTTACGTCGTGGTGTTTGAAGACCTGTCGGAGCTGTTGCAGGCACAACGGCAGGCAGCGTGGCGGGAGGTCGCGCGACGCATCGCACACGAAATCAAGAATCCACTCACGCCTATTCAACTCTCCGCCGAACGCATTCGCCGCCACCTGGATCGCGGCACGCCGGACGATCAATCGCTAGCGGTGATTCATGGGTGCGCGGAGACAATCGCGGGCGCCGTAGAAACGGTTCGCAAGCTGGTGGATGAGTTCTCTACCCTGGCGCGCTTCCCGCAATCGAAGCCGCAACCATCCGACCTTAACGCAATCGTGGAATCGGCGCTGGGAATGTTCGACGGCCGCCTAAACAATTTGCGTGTGCAGAAGGTGTTGTCCGGCGATCTGCCGCCTGTGATGGCTGACCCGGAGGCGATCAAGCGTGTGGTCGCTAACCTGGTCGACAACGCCGCGGAAGCGATGCAGGACTCCATGCTTCGCGAACTGACGATTTCGACCTCGTTGCTCGGCGGCCGCGAAGCCGTCGAGTTGGTCATTGCCGATACCGGACAGGGGCTCACGCCAGAGATCAAAGAACGCCTGTTCCTTCCCTACTTCTCCACAAAGAGCCGCGGCACCGGCCTCGGACTCTCTATCGTTGCGCGAATAATCGAGGATCACCATGGCAGCATCCGGGCGGAAGAGAACAAACCGGTGGGGGCTCGATTCATCGTCGAATTGCCAATCGCAGCGGAAGCAGAACGAACCGTCCTTCCGAATGATGTGATTCGGGAAGCCGGAGACTGA
- a CDS encoding energy transducer TonB — MRLLVDEKGLVSDVLLVRSLEPNLNYNGAVAVRSWRFQPATFQGKLIPAALHVEVNFRLY; from the coding sequence ATGCGGTTACTGGTTGACGAGAAGGGTCTCGTGAGTGATGTCCTGCTCGTTCGCTCGCTGGAACCGAACCTGAATTACAACGGCGCTGTAGCGGTCCGCAGTTGGCGTTTTCAACCGGCAACTTTTCAGGGGAAACTCATTCCTGCCGCTTTACACGTCGAAGTCAATTTTCGCCTGTACTGA